The Desulfobotulus pelophilus genomic interval TTCCCACTCCCGATGAAAAATGATGCTGCAATGCACGGATCTAATGGTGTGGCAGGTTTGGTTCCCACTTTACGGTAATGGAAGAGCCCTGCAAGTATGAAATTCAATAAAGGGAACAGACGGTCCTTTCAGGGGAACAGGCAGTCTGAATTTAACCATTGGAGGGGGTTTTGATGGCATGATTTCCGGTGTTGCATTGCGGGGTGGTTTCGGAATCGGCAAAGAAGCTTCCGGCCTCCGATGTTTTGCAACGAGCGGCTGTTTCAAAGAGTGTGAGAACATACGGCAGGTAGTATCTTCCAACGGGGACCATGGCTGGATTTGTTGTATCCAGAATCAGCACAAACCGTTTTTCTCCGTCCCTTTTCAGTCTTCGGACCCAGCGTCGGTGGACCACAAACTGGCGGTGAACCCGCAAGAAACTTTCCGGCGGCAGGCGACCGGCCACGGACTTGAGCAGCTCCGGTGTTTCAAAAATTTCCGTATCCGTATGAATACGGGTTCGTTTGCCCGCAGAGCTCAGATAGAGGATATCCCGAAGGGCGACCAGATAGTTTTGGCGATCCGACCGGAAAGCAAGGCTAAGGGTGTTCACAGAATCATGCTGGAATTTTTCATTTCGGATAAAAATGAGACTTCGTTCGATGGCCCGGTCGAAGCGGCTTCTGGAAAAAGGCTTCAGGAGGTAGTCCACGGCACCCATTTCAAAGGCGCGGAGGGCATAGCGGTCATGGGCTGTAACAAAAATAACATGACCCCGCCCGGCCGTCCGGCTCAGAACCTCGATACCAGAGCAACCGGGGAGGCGGATATCCAGCAGAATCAGGTCGAACCGGCGGGCAGCAAGGGCCTCAATGGCTTTTTCCCCACTTCGGGCAACGGATATGCTTGTAAATTCAGTTCGATGTGTGAGAAAGCTCTGGATGAGATGAATGGACTGCAGTTCGTCCTCTACAATGAGAACAGAAAGGGTATTGAGTGCGCCGGGCATCTGAAAGTCTCCTTGGGGGTCCCGGTTTCACCGATTAGCTACTTTCATGTTGGTTTGGTTTGTGCGCGCCAGTGATTGTCTGGTTTTTTTGATGGGTGTGGATTGGATAGCAAAATCGTAGCATGATAATAGAATTTTAGCGGAAGTCACAGAATAAAGCGTGGAGGGTACGATTCTTCTTTTGACGCGTTTTTCGTAAGCCTGTGGCAGGAACCTTCTGTCTGTTCGGATTGTTTTTCTGCCCGCATTATCCATGAGAGCAGGGTGTTATGGTGAAAAATGCAATAGGGAGGGCGGAGGCATACTATGCAGGCACGGCAATTTTGGAAGGGTTTTACCGACGGTGATGGCTATAGTATGGTGTTGTATTTTGGGATGATAGTGGGATAAGATTCATGGTGTCTGAATGGTTCTGGCTGGTACGCTGCCATTGGCTGCTCAGAATCTGTCCGGTTACGTATCAAACAATGCGTTGTGATCTTTCATCAAAGAAAGGGTGTTATATGGAGCGTTTTGTTTTTAACAAATTCCGCCAGTTTTTTTTGTTACTGGTGGGTACGTTTTTGATTTTTGGTGTTGTGGGTCCGGTTCCTTCCGCCCATGCTGCAGGAAAAGTTGTGATTGCCAATGGAGACTGGGCTCCCTATCAGGGTAAAGACCTTGACGGCGGAGGACCGGCCTCCCGGATTGTGCAGGAAGCCTTTAGAAGTCAGGGTTGGGAGGTGGAGTTCCGGTATTTGCCATGGGCAAGGGGCCTGAATCTTACTCAGGAAGGACAGCTGGATGCCACCATGCTGTACAGTTACAATGAGGACAGGGGCAGGTCGTTTATATACAGTGATCCTATTATCAGTCTGGACACCGTTGTTTTCTCCCGCAAAGCCGATCCTGTTAACTGGCAGAAGCCCGAAGATCTGAAGGGGATTACCCTTGGTGCCGTGCTGGAGTACGACTATGGCTTTGTTTCGGAAGCGAATGGTTATACTTTGGACAGGGTTGCCTCCAATGAATTCAATTACCGGAAACTGGCCGCTGGTCGTATCGCGGCTCTTCTGGAAGAACGGGTGGTCGGTCTGGCCACCATTGAGCGGGAAGGTTTGCAAGGGGCAATCACCTTGAATCCCAAGCCTGTGAAGAGTGTTCCCTATCATCTGATTGTTTCCAGGAGTCATCCCGGGGCAGAAAAAATCATGGCCGTATTTAATGAAGGGTTAGCACAGCTCAGGGCAGAGGGTCGTCTGGATGCCCTGCTACAGATGGCACCGTAAGGAGCTGCAGGCCAGTTTGTCGTAGAGTCAGCGTCTTCAGGTTGTTATTCCAGCCTGAAGGCGCTTTTTTTGTCTGTCTCCGTTTTTTTTGAACCGCAGGAAAAGTTCTGTTTGTGCTGGCGCTGAAATTCCGATGGATGAGGTAAGTTGAAAATATCGGACACCAAAGTTATCATCCAACCAGAACGGAGGTGTCTGAATGGCAAAAAACGCAACGAACGGTCGCTATTCGAAAGAATTCCGGCATGAAGCCGTGAAAATGATTATCGAAGACGGTCTGACCGCATAGGAAGCATCGCGTCAGCTTTCCCTGCCCAAGTCAACCCTGGAAAATTGGGTTGACTTGGGCATCAAAGCATTTTAGCCGTCTGTCGTTTTTTAAAAAATTGTTTCTCGTAATCAACAGATGAGGGATAGCCTCGTTACTCTTGCCGTTTTTGCTGGCTGAAAAAGATTTCCTGCCTCAGTTTTCCAGCGGTCGGAAATACTTGAACCGGAAAGCTTACTTTTTTTCCTCAGTGCGGCGATTCGTTTTGAGAAGAGCTCCTTTGGCTATGGGGGAGTCTCCCTGTGCTGCGGGATTTTCCCCTGAGCTTGGACGCGGACGGGTTGTATGCGGATCTCTGGAGGGAGCAGCAGCGTTCCGGCGGGTGGAAGCTTAAGGGCGAAGCACTCCTGTCTGCCGGATGAAGGAAGCAGAGCATGGTTTTCCTGAACCGTCCCATGGCGCAAACCAGAGGCTTTGCTGGGATTTTGCCAAAAGAGTTCCTGTATCTTGAATCGGGTACAGGCCGTTTCGGGGTACGGCATGAGGCGGCTCTGATACAGGGCCGCATGCGGATGCGGGTGCCGATGACAAGGTGTGGCCACATTGCCACTGTATGGTTTGTCTCCGGATTGTCAGATACGGAAGTCCCCGCTGAGACTGTCTGCACAGGCAGTCAAAAAAACAAAAATGAAAAAGGCCTGCTGTTTTAGTGGGTCTTTTTTTCGTTTTTGTATGGCAGCTGTTGTTATCTGTGGGGTTCGGATGGATCCGATGGGGTGGATTGCATAGATTTGTATATCTGCATATTTAGATATTTTATAATTCCCCTTTTCAATCGGAGGAAAAAGGACTATGGGTTAAGCAAATGATAATCTCTTTTCTATGGAGTGATGAAGTAAATGCTGGAAACAAAAGAAAAAAATGCAGTTCAAGGTATGCTTGCCCTCGTTCCTCTCTTAGTCTTTATTCTGATTTTTTTAGGAAGTGGGATATTTTTTCATGTGAGCGGAATCGATTTTGCTTTTTATCAGATTTCGGCCCCCGTTGCCATTCTGCCCGCCATCATTCTTGCCGTTATTCTGAGCCGTCAGCGCCTTGAAAAAACCATCGATTCTTTTTTGCGGGGTATCGGTGACACCAATATCATGGCCATGTGCATGATTTATCTTCTCGCAGGGGCATTCAGCTATGTGGCCAAAGAAACGGGCGGAGTGGATGCCACGGTGAATTTTGCTCTGGATATTATTCCGTCGGCATTGATACTGCCCGGTATTTTTATGGTGGGTGCCTTTATTTCAACGGCCATGGGAACATCCATGGGGACCATTGCTGCCGTTGCTCCCATAGCCTATGGCATTGCCCAGCAGACGGGTATTCCACTGCCTCTTATGGCAGGAACGGTTCTTGGCGGGGCCATGTTCGGGGATAATCTCTCCATCATTTCGGATACCACCATTGCTGCCACAAGGACCCAGGGCTGCAGCATGAAAGATAAGTTCAGGATGAACGTGTTCATTGCCCTGCCTGCCGCACTGATCACCATACTGTATCTTTTTTTAGCCAAATCCGGTCTTTCCGCCGAAGTGCCTGTCACGGACTACAACTTTTTTCTGGTGATTCCTTATATACTGATTCTGGTGATGGCAGTATCGGGCATCAATGTATTTGTGACCCTCTTATCCGGCATTGTCTTTGCCGGTATTTCCGGTTTTTTTACGGTGGACAATTATCACCTTCTGGAGTTTTCAAAACAGATATACGGTGGCTTTACTTCCATGCAGGAAATTTTTCTCCTGTCCATGCTCATCGGCGGGCTCAGTGCTCTCATGAAAAAAGAGGGAGGGCTTGATTTTGTCAGTTCAAAGATTCAGGCAATGATCGGTGTTTTTTCCAAAAAAGGAAAAAGTACAAAAGCTTCCGAGCTTGGCATCGGGCTTATGGCGTTGCTGACCAATTTCTGTACGGCCAATAATACCGTATCCATTATTGTTACGGGAAGTGTTGCCAGAGATATTGCCGCTAATAATGATATCGAGCCCAAAAGATCCGCCGGTATTCTGGATATGTTTTCCTGTATTTGCCAGGGGCTGATTCCCTATGGTGCCCAGGTTCTTCTTGCCGCATCCATTTTCAAAATTTCGCCTGTGTTTATAACAGGCAATGTTTTTTACTGTATGGCTCTGGCGGTTTGCGCTGTGGCGGCTATTCTGCTCAGAAAAAATGAAAGCACACAGATGCGCCATGCCGTGAGTGAAGGGTAGCTTTCTGTCCGTTGACTTATCCTTCAAAGGGTTTGGCTGCTCATATTCCGTAGAGAATGGGCAGCCGAACCTTTTTTTATATGGAAGCATGGTCCAGTTTTTTTCAAAGAAGTCCGGATTGTCATTCGGCAGGGGTTTACGATCGGTTTCTGATAAGAAAAAAGTTATTTGTGGCCCTCTGCTCAGCTGTTTTCACTAAAAAAGAGCTCTGGTTCTTTCCGGTCTTTACAGGTGTCACTCAGCCGGATTGCTATATCTTTTATGGCTCCATGTTTCATAGTCCTTGCTTTTTCAGGGCAGATTTTAATGCAGGCGCAGCACAGGATGCATTTTTCTTTATCGCTTGCTGAATATGATTGTAAATCGATGGCACCAGCAGGGCATGCCTCCGCGCAAGCCCCACAGCCTGAACAGCTGTGGCTGATGTCGATAAAATCAACAGAAAGCAAAGGAGCAGGATGTTGGGAAGGAATTTTTCCGGGTACATGAATTTCAGGAAGTAGATCCAGATGTCTTGCGGAACGGAGTATTTCACTGATTCGGCGGCCAAAAGTTTCCGCGTGTTCCAAGTCTTTTGCATCGGGTCTGGACAGGGCGATCGGCGTGTCGGGGCCTGAAAAGGAGTGCTCTCCAATAAATGCCGCACAGGCCACGGGAATCCCCCCGTTTTGGATCATTCTGTCTTTGAGTTCACTCAGTGCATCTTCATAGGCACGGTTGCCGTAAACGACAACGCATACGGTGGGTGTCTGGTTGGCTTGGATGGTGTGCAGCCATGGGTTCAGCAGGGCCGGTACTCTTCCCACGTAGACCGGAACGGCAACAATCAGTACTTCATCTTTGGCTGTCAGCAAGTTCTGTTTCCGTGAATCCGGTTTTGTCATATCTATGAATTCACAGGTGGGGTGATGAATACCACGGACGATGGCCTGAACAAGAGCCTTTGTGGTTCCGGTAGGAGAAAAAAAGCAGGCTTTGACAGATTGAATTTTCATTGACTGTTTTCCTGTTGGATTGTGACAGCAGACATGGCAATGGGCTGGTTCCCGTAAGATGCCTTTTCCGTTTATGGTAAACGGTTTCCTCTCTATTGTATCTCCTGAAACCTGTTTCAGACTCAATGCCTTTTCGGATTTATTTTTAGCGGATATCGCTACTCTTCTGAAAGAGAACCTTGATTTTTGCCGTCTGGGTCGTGGATTGCCACCTTGCCGTCACAGGATGCTGAAGCATATTGGTTTGATCTGAAAGAATGGCTGGATAAAAGGCTTCGGAGGAAGCCTTTTATCGTTTGGGGGCAGGGTATTGCCGGATTGGGGTAATGGGAGAGGCAAAAGCCGGGTAAGCTCAGGAAAATGAAGCCGTAAGGAAACCAGCGACAGCCTCAAAGGATGGTACAATGAAAGATGAAACACCCCGTTATCTGACGGACATTCCCGGCGGTGCTTCCTGCCGGATGGCTTCTTCTCCGGAATATGACAGAGATTCCGGCCTTTTGCTGCGGTTTGCCGCTTTTGGCCTCATGCCAGGTGTGCCCGTGAAGGTGATTCGTAACAGCCTCTGGGGGCCGATGGTGGTACATGTGCGGGATACCTATCTGGCTCTGGGCCGAAAGCTGGCCCGTCAGCTGTGCGTGGTAGAGGAAAAGGAGGCAGAAGTTTCCGGGTCTCCGGCCGACACTTCTGACCCGGAGGCAGAGTGATGGTGGTTGCAACAGGACAGAAAAGAATTTCGGAAGAGATGGCTTTTCCCTGCATCCCAGAGCGCCAGCGGGTTGTGGCCGTGACAGGCCAGCCAAACACAGGCAAATCTACCCTGTTCAACCGGCTTACGGGAATGCGTCAGCGTGTGGGAAACTGGCCTGGCAAAACCGTGGATCGAAAGACCGGGAATGCCAAGCTGGGTACAACGGTGTACCGTATGGTGGATCTTCCCGGTGCATACAGTCTTACACCCGCCTCTGCGGAGGAGGCAATAACCAGAGACTACCTTCTTTCACGGGAAGCGGATGTGGTGGTTCTTGTGGCCAATGCGGCGGCCCTTGCCCGCACTCTCTATCTGGCAGCGGAGTTGATCCCTCTGGGTATTCCCATGGTGCTGGCCCTTAACATGATGGACGTGGCCGAAGCGGAAGGTCGTCCTGTGGACGCTAAAAAGCTGGAAAAGGTGATCGGTATTCCCGTGGTTCCCATGGCCGCATCCCGAAACCGTGGCGTACGGCAGTTGCTGGAGTGTATGGAGGTGTTGACAGATCAGCCCATGCTGTCGGAGCAGCCGGACAATCTGCCTCTGGTGGTAAAAACAGTGGAGCGGCTTATCGCTCCTTCCCTTGGTACCGTTCTGCCCCAGTGCTGGGCAGCCATTAAGCTTGTGGAAGGAGATAAAGAGATTCTGGAACGGGTGAAGGCTTTGTTGCCTGAAGCAGAAAGCCGCCGCCTGATGACGGTGCTGGAGACAGAGGAACATGGCCCGCTGGCTCTGGTGGAAGCCAGACGGAGATGGATTGACTGTGCCTGCGCCGCCGCCCTTCCCGATATCCGCGCCGCTGCAGACAGGACGCGGATGTGGGATGGCCTGCTGCTGCATCCCCTGTGGGGGCGGCTTGTGGCTTTTTTTTTCATTCCTCTTCTCATGGCTTCGGGCGTGGCTTTGGGAGCCATGACGGGCGGAACTCTGATCAAGGCGGCCCTGTTGCAGCTTCCGGCGCTTAAGGCGGCCTGGCCGGGGCTTCTGGGTAGCCTTGTGGCGGATGGTATTCTCATGGGCATCGGCTGGGTCGCCGCCCTTTCGGTTTTCATTGCGATTATTTATGCCATTTTTTTCTTTTTGGAGGATGTGGGGTATCTGGCCCGTATTTCTGTTCTGGCGGACGGACCGCTCCGACGTGTGGGAGCTTCCGGCAGGGCGGCCATACCCATGGTACTGGGCCTGATGTGCAATGCCGTGGCCGTGGCGGGAACAAGGGTAGTGGAAACCCGCAGGCAGCGGATGGTGACCAGCATCATGCTGCCTTTTTTCCCCTGTCTGGGGCAGACCATTGTGGCGGCTGTTTTTGTAATGGCTTTTTTCCCGCCCCGAACCGCCGGATGGATTGTATGCGGCCTTACTTTGGCCAATGTGGCGGTGGCCTTTCTCGCAGGAGGCGTTGCCAGCCGATTTATGGAAAAACGGGGCGAGGATGCCATGATCCTGGAGCTGCCCCTGTACCACCGTCCCCATTTTCCAACCATTCTGGCCAATCTGAAGGATCGGGTCCAGGCCTTTGTATCCCGCTCGGGAAAAGTGATTCTTGCCGCCATGATTCTGGTCTGGGCCCTGACATGGCTGCCCAACGGGGATATGGAAACGGGCTTTCTCTACCGTATCGGTCAGTATCTTGAGCCTGCCGGACAGATGATAGGGCTGGACTGGCGTTTTCTCGTGGCGCTGATGAGTTCGTTTATTGCCAAAGAAACCACCGTGGGAACCCTTTCCGTGCTGTTTGCCACGCCGGACGCTTCTCAGGGGGCTGTGTCGACAGCCATTGCGGGTTCCGTTTCTCCGGCAGGAGCTCTGGCCTTTGTGGTGGCTTCTCACTTTTTTATTCCCTGTGTGTCCACTGTGGGAATTTTTAAGGCGGAAACAGGTTCCTGGAAACTGACGGGCATTCTTGTAGCTGTCATGTTTGTGCTGGCTCTGGTACTGGCGGCGGCAGCTTTTCGTATAGGAGAGTTTTTTTTATGAGATTCCCTGCCATAAAAGACTTCACACCTTGATTTTATAAAACTTTATGGGTTTTCACGGAAAATGGATATCCGGTGAAAAGGTACCGGTGGATATGCAAAAATATGACTTTAGTCTCTGGAGCGCAGCAGCTCGCCGGGGGTAATCCCGAAGGTTTTTCGAAAAGCGGCAATAAAATGACTGACATTGGTGTAGCCCACATCCCAGGCAGCTTCGCTTACGTTACGTCCATGGTGTTCCATGAGGTTACGGGCTTCCTGCATACGATGGTACTGAAGATATCCGAAAACCGTGGTGCCGAAGACTTGCCGGAATCCTGCCTTAAGATGGCATTCGTTGAGCCCGGCCCTGCGGGAAAGCCGGGCGATGGTGGGAGGATTGGTCATTTCCCGTTCCAGAATACGGGCGGCTTTGGTGATGCGGTCGTGAATGCGGGGATCCGTCCTGCGGGTTTTCTGTTCTTTTGTGAGGGAGGCAAGGTGCAGGGAAAGAAGTTCAAGGGCTTTGGCTTCCAGATAGAGCCTGCGGATGTTTTCCCGGAAGGTGCAGGTGCTGATCTGATGGAGAACTGTGCGGATTTCCGGCGGAGTGGGCTGTTTGTGGAAGACGGATGACGGATTTCCACTGCAAAGAAGCGGAAGGATGTCCGGGTGATGTTTCAGTGTCTCGGAAGGCAGCCACCGGGAAAGGAACTGGGGTGTCACCTGAATGCCGATGGCGGTCTGACATTCTCCGGGCTTTACGGAAAAACCGCCGTGCAGATCCTGCATACGGCAGATGGTGCAGGTGCCCGCCTCTGTGACGCATTCCAGAGATCTGCCATCGGCAAGGTTGTAGCGGTGTTGGCGTGTGCCGGAGAGGTAGCAGCAGAAGCTTACCGGTGTGGCAGAAGATTCTACCCGAAAATCCATGGCATCTGAGGGCCGGAAGCTTGAAAAAGTGAGGGAAAGGCCGGGGCAGATGGCCAGAGCATGGGAACCCGTGCCTGCGAGGCGTAGGGAATCCGCATCTGTCACCGGCGTTTCTGTCAGTTGGAAGACAGGGGGAAGTTTCGATAGGGTTACCATGGGTACGTCTGGCATGGGGATCCTTTTAGTTTTTTTATGTGTAAAATTAAATTTGTTTAAGCTAAAAAATATGGTCTTTGCAAGATATGATTTGGGTCATCGCTGGTTTTTGCTTTTTTTATCCGTTCATGGATTCACTGCGCATTTATTTAACGAGCCTTTAGTGGTTCCGGCATCTGGAGGATACACATGGGAAATGCGGGCGCATGTATTCAGTGGAAGCCCGATGGGGAGACCCTTTGGGGCAGGGACTTCATTCTTGCTCCTGAATTTGGGGCAGGATGGATGAGCTGCCGGAATTTTGCATCGGGACTGAATCTTACGCTGGCGGACTTCTGTCTGCGCAGGCGGGCGCATTTTTCTCTTCATCTGGAAGAACGGGTGGTGGGGCTGAGTTGTTATCTTTCCGGTTCCGTTCACTGCCGTTTCCCAGCGTGGGAGGAGACCCTCACCCTCCGTGGTGGTGATGCCGGAATTTTTTGCCTTGCAGCACAGCAAGGGGAAGGTGCCGCGGATCCATGCCGAACGGTGCTGGCAGAGCTGCGGCTTTCCGACTTCTTTCTGTATCGTCTGGAAGGGGAGGCTAAAGCCGTTCTTACGGGTGGGGAGAAAGGCGTACGGGTGCTACCCATCTCCCCGGGGAGTGCTGTGATTGCGGGAGATCTTTTTTCCTGCCCGTACACCGGTGTGGCAAGGGAGTTCTTTTGGGAGGCCAAAGCTCTTGAGCTTCTTGCCCATACCCTTTCAGGGGCGGAAGCTACGGTTTCCGATGATCTTTTTGCCATGCGGGCGGCGAGGGATCGTCTGGTGCGGGAAATGGCAGATCCGCCGGATCTGCGGGAGCTGGCCCGGCAAGCCGGGCTTTCCCGCACCTGTTTTGCGGAACGCTTCCGGGAGCTTTTTGGCATGCCTCCTTTTGCCTATCTCCGGGAAAGGCGCATGGAGGCTGCCCGGGCTCTGCTGCTTTCAGGGAGCGTGAATGTTACAGAGGCGGCTTTGGCCGTGGGGTATGCCAGCCTCAGTCATTTTGCGAGGGCTTTTCGTGAACGCTTTGGTGTGCTGCCATCTTCTCTGTGATGCGGCGGGTATTTTCACTGTGCCGTGAGGGGTCCGGAGCGGACACCCATGGGATTTTTACGGACGCTCCCGTCTGTTATCCGGACGGAACCGGTAGCAGGTCCGATATTTTTTGGTTATCCGTATAAAGTACTCTCAGTCAAAAACTGTCTTGCAAAAGGAGCTTGGAATGGGAAGGATTTTGTACGGTATGGCGGCCGCCGTCATGGTAGTGATCATGGGGAGCCCATCGGCTTTGGCCCGTATCCTTGACAATGTGTACGAAGATGAAGGTCTTGTGGTCACGGCCCAGAAGCAGAGGGAACATATCCGGGAGGTGCCAGTGAGCATGGAGGTCTTTACCGGAGAGAGACTGGAAGAGGCGGAGATCCGCAACACGGCGGAGATGCTGCGGCATACGCCCAACCTTCATATGAAGGACTCCGGAGCGGATCATGTGATTGTCATCCGGGGCGTGTCGAGCTATCCCAACAGCCTGACCTCACCTGCTGGATACTATGTGGATGACATTGCCTACCCCCTTCAGGTGATGCACAACACGGATTTTTTCGATGTGGAGCGGGTGGAAGTGCTCCGTGGTCCTCAGGGAACCCTGTACGGCAAGAACTCGGAGTCCGGTCTGATCCATGTGATTACCCGTGCGCCGGATGACACCCTGCGGGGACGGCTGCGGCTGGGATACGGGAACTACAATACCTGGGAGGGTGGTGTTTCCGTGAGCGGTCCTGTGCTGCAGGACCGGCTCTATGCCGGTGTTCAGGTACTGGGCATCAAGTCAGACGGTTTTGTGGAAAATATGTACTCAGGTAATGACAAGTCCGGAAGCAGGGAGCGTGTCAGTGGACGGGTCAGATTGCGCTGGACTCCCAATGATGCATGGGAACTGGAGTACCTTGCCGATGCTCTGCATCACGATGATGGGAACGGTATTTTCCGGTTTTATGAAGCAGGAGATGCCGGAGATTTCACAACCCCTCCCCATACGATCAATCAGGACGTGGACAACCAGTACAAGGAGGAGACCGCCAGTACCCACAGCCTGAGGCTGAAGCATGCGGGGGAGTCGTTTGATATGACGCTTATTACGGGATTTCAGGAATACAAGATGGATTTTCTGGTGGATGCGTTTATTAAGCCCACCAATGACGGAACCTGGCTGTATTCCTACGGAAGCCGTCAGACCATGACGGAACTGCGACTGAGTTCTCCCGTAACGGCAGACCGTGTGAAGTGGCTGGTGGGAGTGTCCGCGTCCAGTGAGGAGCAGAAGGTCAACGCCGACGGGGGAGATCCCAGCGGAGAACGGTACTACTGGCGGCGGGTGGACATAGACATTGTTTCTCAGGCGATTTTCGGGCAGGCCACCTGGCGTTTTGCGGACCGCTGGTATCTCACAGGCGGGGGACGTTTTGACTTCCAGACGGCGAAGGGTGTTCTCAGCGACCGGAGCATCTATGCCTTTATGAATGCCGACACAACGGATGACCTTTCCAACCGGGAGTTTCTGCCCAAGGCCGCCCTGCGGTTTGCTGTGACGGATGATGTTTCCATTTATACCAGTGTGGCCAAGGGTTTCATGGCCGGAGGCATCAATGCCTGGGCCAATCTCGGTGTGCCTGATTCGGGGAGATACAGTCCCGAATACACCTGGAACTACGAAGTGGGCATGAAGGGTCGTTTTCTCGACCGCAGGCTGGATGTGGAGACAGCCCTTTTTTATATCGACATCA includes:
- a CDS encoding LytR/AlgR family response regulator transcription factor, with translation MPGALNTLSVLIVEDELQSIHLIQSFLTHRTEFTSISVARSGEKAIEALAARRFDLILLDIRLPGCSGIEVLSRTAGRGHVIFVTAHDRYALRAFEMGAVDYLLKPFSRSRFDRAIERSLIFIRNEKFQHDSVNTLSLAFRSDRQNYLVALRDILYLSSAGKRTRIHTDTEIFETPELLKSVAGRLPPESFLRVHRQFVVHRRWVRRLKRDGEKRFVLILDTTNPAMVPVGRYYLPYVLTLFETAARCKTSEAGSFFADSETTPQCNTGNHAIKTPSNG
- a CDS encoding substrate-binding periplasmic protein codes for the protein MERFVFNKFRQFFLLLVGTFLIFGVVGPVPSAHAAGKVVIANGDWAPYQGKDLDGGGPASRIVQEAFRSQGWEVEFRYLPWARGLNLTQEGQLDATMLYSYNEDRGRSFIYSDPIISLDTVVFSRKADPVNWQKPEDLKGITLGAVLEYDYGFVSEANGYTLDRVASNEFNYRKLAAGRIAALLEERVVGLATIEREGLQGAITLNPKPVKSVPYHLIVSRSHPGAEKIMAVFNEGLAQLRAEGRLDALLQMAP
- a CDS encoding Na+/H+ antiporter NhaC family protein, whose product is MLALVPLLVFILIFLGSGIFFHVSGIDFAFYQISAPVAILPAIILAVILSRQRLEKTIDSFLRGIGDTNIMAMCMIYLLAGAFSYVAKETGGVDATVNFALDIIPSALILPGIFMVGAFISTAMGTSMGTIAAVAPIAYGIAQQTGIPLPLMAGTVLGGAMFGDNLSIISDTTIAATRTQGCSMKDKFRMNVFIALPAALITILYLFLAKSGLSAEVPVTDYNFFLVIPYILILVMAVSGINVFVTLLSGIVFAGISGFFTVDNYHLLEFSKQIYGGFTSMQEIFLLSMLIGGLSALMKKEGGLDFVSSKIQAMIGVFSKKGKSTKASELGIGLMALLTNFCTANNTVSIIVTGSVARDIAANNDIEPKRSAGILDMFSCICQGLIPYGAQVLLAASIFKISPVFITGNVFYCMALAVCAVAAILLRKNESTQMRHAVSEG
- a CDS encoding EFR1 family ferrodoxin (N-terminal region resembles flavodoxins. C-terminal ferrodoxin region binds two 4Fe-4S clusters.); protein product: MKIQSVKACFFSPTGTTKALVQAIVRGIHHPTCEFIDMTKPDSRKQNLLTAKDEVLIVAVPVYVGRVPALLNPWLHTIQANQTPTVCVVVYGNRAYEDALSELKDRMIQNGGIPVACAAFIGEHSFSGPDTPIALSRPDAKDLEHAETFGRRISEILRSARHLDLLPEIHVPGKIPSQHPAPLLSVDFIDISHSCSGCGACAEACPAGAIDLQSYSASDKEKCILCCACIKICPEKARTMKHGAIKDIAIRLSDTCKDRKEPELFFSENS
- a CDS encoding FeoA family protein; translation: MKDETPRYLTDIPGGASCRMASSPEYDRDSGLLLRFAAFGLMPGVPVKVIRNSLWGPMVVHVRDTYLALGRKLARQLCVVEEKEAEVSGSPADTSDPEAE
- the feoB gene encoding ferrous iron transport protein B, with product MVVATGQKRISEEMAFPCIPERQRVVAVTGQPNTGKSTLFNRLTGMRQRVGNWPGKTVDRKTGNAKLGTTVYRMVDLPGAYSLTPASAEEAITRDYLLSREADVVVLVANAAALARTLYLAAELIPLGIPMVLALNMMDVAEAEGRPVDAKKLEKVIGIPVVPMAASRNRGVRQLLECMEVLTDQPMLSEQPDNLPLVVKTVERLIAPSLGTVLPQCWAAIKLVEGDKEILERVKALLPEAESRRLMTVLETEEHGPLALVEARRRWIDCACAAALPDIRAAADRTRMWDGLLLHPLWGRLVAFFFIPLLMASGVALGAMTGGTLIKAALLQLPALKAAWPGLLGSLVADGILMGIGWVAALSVFIAIIYAIFFFLEDVGYLARISVLADGPLRRVGASGRAAIPMVLGLMCNAVAVAGTRVVETRRQRMVTSIMLPFFPCLGQTIVAAVFVMAFFPPRTAGWIVCGLTLANVAVAFLAGGVASRFMEKRGEDAMILELPLYHRPHFPTILANLKDRVQAFVSRSGKVILAAMILVWALTWLPNGDMETGFLYRIGQYLEPAGQMIGLDWRFLVALMSSFIAKETTVGTLSVLFATPDASQGAVSTAIAGSVSPAGALAFVVASHFFIPCVSTVGIFKAETGSWKLTGILVAVMFVLALVLAAAAFRIGEFFL
- a CDS encoding helix-turn-helix transcriptional regulator — its product is MPDVPMVTLSKLPPVFQLTETPVTDADSLRLAGTGSHALAICPGLSLTFSSFRPSDAMDFRVESSATPVSFCCYLSGTRQHRYNLADGRSLECVTEAGTCTICRMQDLHGGFSVKPGECQTAIGIQVTPQFLSRWLPSETLKHHPDILPLLCSGNPSSVFHKQPTPPEIRTVLHQISTCTFRENIRRLYLEAKALELLSLHLASLTKEQKTRRTDPRIHDRITKAARILEREMTNPPTIARLSRRAGLNECHLKAGFRQVFGTTVFGYLQYHRMQEARNLMEHHGRNVSEAAWDVGYTNVSHFIAAFRKTFGITPGELLRSRD
- a CDS encoding helix-turn-helix transcriptional regulator, encoding MGNAGACIQWKPDGETLWGRDFILAPEFGAGWMSCRNFASGLNLTLADFCLRRRAHFSLHLEERVVGLSCYLSGSVHCRFPAWEETLTLRGGDAGIFCLAAQQGEGAADPCRTVLAELRLSDFFLYRLEGEAKAVLTGGEKGVRVLPISPGSAVIAGDLFSCPYTGVAREFFWEAKALELLAHTLSGAEATVSDDLFAMRAARDRLVREMADPPDLRELARQAGLSRTCFAERFRELFGMPPFAYLRERRMEAARALLLSGSVNVTEAALAVGYASLSHFARAFRERFGVLPSSL